The DNA region TTGAGTCCAGGAAAGACAATAAtagcaaaaaaaccccacaataaCTTTGTGAAGTCTTTTTTTTGACAACCCTAACAGTTATtataaattatctttattttgaaaTTGCAAAACTAAGGTATAGAGAAGTAAAGCCACTCACCTAGAGTTCCACAGCTAAGGAGTtccagagctaagattcaaacacAAATATTCTGTTTGTTAAGACTGgtattttttccactgtaccacattgtaTCAATGACCTCAATGGTTTTGTAATTCACTAATGTCATAGATGCTAAGGTAGGAGCAGTGGTAAGGTCAAGTGGTATAGGTATGGTGATCTTATGTCATAGTAAGACACTTTAGCATATTTATAAAGCAAACTCAGTAATGCAAACTTTTAACTCTTGCTTTTTTACAGAACATGGAGGGGAAAGCATTGGTTCGGATGGTACTCCTGTATATTTATACACAGGCATTGAAATTCATTTTTAGAGTCATGGCAGTAGCCATGTTTAGGAAATACATGATTGGGTAGACCTTTGTTTTGAAAGGCTTTTCTTAATTTTAGTGGAGGGCAAGGAGGAGCCCAAGGAGATGCATCAGTTAcataggaaaaaaagtaaaatcctAGGGAGAACAGTAGTCCACATCATGTTTATCTGACTGGGTTGGGTCCTATGGCATTTTCAATGAGCTTAACATCTATTTCCAATTGCTGAGGAAGTTTAAAATTGAACAGAATTAGATAGCCAGATCCTTAGATGAGAATGAATGGTGTTTCATGGCCTTCATCTTGAAATAATTTTTACCATATTTATTATCATGTGGGAATAGTAATAGAtatcaaattccattttttctattCCAAAGTAACAAAACATCTGGAAGGTTTTTTATATTAGAAATTTATAGATAATATTACTGAATATTAAACAGCAAGCTAAAAAAATTCTTCGTAAAAATGAATTAGTCTACCACCATCACTCTTCTTTATCAACCTCTATCTCATCCTGGAGTAACATATATAATAGGAACATATTAAATTAGCTTTCTTTCCTGTGTGCCCGATCAATCATAGTTGGTATAGAATATGTATTACAAGAAAAATTTACCATGCGGATGGATGCCCTTTGCCTATTGAAAAATGCACTGAAAAGGGAACCTTTTATcaggttgcctttttttttttaacaaatatgcaccaAATCCAGGAACTCATTTTTCTTGATAAATCTTAAAATCTTATTTTACTCAATACCTATCTTTTtacttattatctatattttcttATTACCTAGTTTTTCCTTACTAACAGTAGCCACATGGTAGTATCTCCTGATTTTTTTATTCCTACCTTACTTCCTTAGCAGTGTCTATTAATAATGAGAGATTGGAATAATATCTTTTGACCTATAAATTAAGTCCATTTTAGTAGCCACATCCCATTAATTTAGCAAGACCATGATACCTTTGCTACATATTAAATTGTCTGAATTAATAGAAATGTAGACATTAAATTTTTACATCATGTAATTCTGACAGTCATATAATCTCTACattattttcttgattatctGAATAGCACTCGTTGGAACTTTGACAAAAGttcaaaaatatataatagaCTAAAAACATCTATAGAAAACTACAAAGTTATTTTGTATTCCAATTGACATGATTactgaaattcttttttaaaaaactaaacatTTAATCAATTTGTAAAATATGTTTAACCGTCAAACTGAAagccttcacttttttctttttttttctttttttattttaaatttatttatttaacatatttagttttcagcattgattttcacaagagtttgaattacaaattttctccccatttctgcccttccccccactccaagatggtgtatattttggttgccctgttccccagtcagccctcccttctgtcactccactcccctcccatccccttttcccttcctttcttgtagggcaagataaatttctacgccccattgcctgtgcatcttattttctagttacatgcaaaaacttttttttttgtttttgaagatctgtttttaaaagttccaaattctctcccctcttcccttcccacccaccctccctaagaagtcaagcaattcaacataggccacatgtgtatcattatgtataacccttccacaatactcatgttgtgaaagactaactatattttgctccttcccaacccatccccctttattgaattttctcccttgaccctgtcccctttccaaagtgtttatttttgattacctccacccccatctgccctcccctccatcatctcccccctttttttatcttcttccctcttctttcctgtggggtaagatacccaattgagtatgtatggtattccctcctcaggccaaatttgatgagaggaagattcactcattccccccctcacctgccctctcccctcctcccacagaactgcttcctcttgccacctttatgcaagataattcaccctattctatctctccctatctccctctctcaatatattcctctctcatcctttaatttgattttatttcttgtagagagcttcccttcatcttcaactcaccctgtctgctctctccctctctctttctctctctctctctctctatatatatatatatgtatatatatatatatatacacatacacacatacatatatacatacatacacattcacttatatatatatatgcatattcccttcagctaccctaatactgaggtctcatgaatcatacacgtcatctttccatgtaggaatgtaaacaaaacagttcaactttagtaagtcccttgcaatttctttttcttgttctttttcttgattaccttttcatgcttctcttgattcttgtgtttgaaagtcagattttctattcagctctggtcttttcactgagaaagcttgaaagtcctctgttttattgaaagtccatattttgccttggagcatgatactcagttttgctgggtaggtgattctaggttttaatcctagctccattgacctcagaatatcgtattccaagcccttcgatctcttaatgtagaagctgccagatcttggattattctgattgtgtttccacaatactcaaattgtttctttctggctgcttgcagtattttctccttgatctgggagctctggaatttggcgacaatattcctaggagatttctttttgggatctatttgaggaggcgattagtggattctttcaatttctattttgccctgtggctctagaatatcagggcagttctccttgataatttcttgaaagatgatatctaggctctttttttgatcatggctttcaggtagttcagtaatttttaaattatctcacctgcatctattctccaagtcagtggtttttccaatgagatatttgacattgtcttccactttttcattcctttggttctattttataatatcttgatttctcataaagtcactagcttccacttgctccaatctaatttttaaggtaatattttcttcagtggtccgttggacccccttttccatttggctaattctgcctttcaaggcatgcttctcctcattggctttttggagctcttttgccatttgagttagtctattttttaaggtgttgttttcttcagtgtatttttcaatattttttgggtctcctctagtaagtcattgacttgtttttcatggttttcttgcatccttctcatttctcttcccaatttttcctctacttctctaacttgcttttccaaatcctttttgagctcttccatggcctgggaccagttcatgtttttcttggaggcttttggtgcaggctcttgcactttgttgacttctttaggctgtatgttttggtcttctttgtcaccaaagaaagaatccaaagtctgagactgaatctgagtgtgtttttgctgtctggccatattcccaaccaactaacttgacccttgagtttctcagtggggtatgactgcttgtagactaaagagttctatgttccatatttgggggggatgcaccagctctgccacaccagcactcctccttccccaagagcccccaacctggactgggcttagatcttcagcaggctgtgcactcctgctctgatccaccacttaattcctcccaccaggtgggcctggggcccggaagcaactgcagctgtagctgtcccacctccgctgccccggggggcggtggccgaactgcgaactccttccactcccgcacttttcccactaaccttctctgtttggtgtttgtgggttgacaagtctggtaactgccacagctcactgattcagggcactagggcccgctccgcctggctcctggtctgcttggcCCGAGCCACTCAGCTCACACTGGGccctgctccgctcccagctccatgtgggatagacctcacccagagaccatccaggctgtcctgggctggagccctgcttccctttgctgttttgtgggttctgcagttctagaattggttcagagccatttttataggtttttggagggactcggcgggtaGCTCAAGCTAGTCCCCACTTTCCagccgtcatcttggctccatcgTTCACTTGTTTTTCAATGAAAAGTAAGAGGTTTAAGTTTATGACTCGAATCCTACAAACGAGCTTCCATTTGGAGTTGACCTAATCAAAATAAATACTACTACTTTTCtttatttaagaaaatgttaCCAAAATTATTCTGTGGTTATGctaatgaaagagaaggaaaaatgagaaaaatgtattgaaatataaatagttggaccaattcattgggggcagctagatgcctccgtggatagaaagctgggccaggaatcaagaagacctgagtttaaatgtggcctcagatacttaatagctgtgtgacccctggcaagtcacttaacctctgtttgccttgatgtactggagagggaaatggcaaactccttcggtatttgtgccaagaaaaccccatggacagtatagtccacagggttgcaaagagtcagactgaatgacaacaaagtcAATAGTCTTAAGATTCCAGTTAGAGGCTTAATTATATCAGTCCTCTACTGTGCAGCAGACTATTATTCTCATATTCTCTATTAATGGCATAGTGAGAGCCAGTTTATCATAGGTAATAGGGAGTGAGAatgtaagaaaataatttttttggtatggGAATTATAAGAGTGTTAAGGCAGAGTGTTATACAGTTCtcaaaatatcagaaaaaatgTGTAACCaaccaaaataataaaagacTGTAATAAATTTGGAATTGTTTGTAGGAGGTCATAAAATCATTCCTGTGTTTGTTATTTGGATACCAGTACTACCCATCTTTTCAAAATTATGATATATAGCTTTCTTATCATTGTCAATATAAATCCAAGCTATTCAGGAAAGCTTTAATCTTGCCTTAGAAATTTTAAATACTGTAGAAGAAAGAAAGCATGGGAGGTCAGGGACTAAGAATCAGAAGATCTTCTAGTTTTTTCTTCTACCCTTAACTACCTGTATCCCATGGaagacaaattacttaatttaCCATCCATCTTCACTTATACTACTggcaaaatgaagatattatattTCCACTTCCATATTATATGAACGAATTATAAGGATGACCCGTAAAATGATTCTGTGCTTCTTAGAACAGGTTCCATTAAAAGTTGGTGCAATAACAAAACATGATACATTCAAAACTACACCTTTGATTACTTTGTTATTAGTATCTTCTGAATATTTTAACTagagaaaacagaatccaacagTTACCAGGAAGAGCAGCCAGCGCTAAGAGAGTTGAAGTTAATAGATTCTCTGTAGTTGACCTGTTCTCTTAGGTCACAGTGGCTTCAAAAGTGACATTTTCTTCTTAGGAATCCTTCCTTCTCTACTTTTCATCCTGGAAAGACACAGAGGAATATGTCTTCTGGAAAGTCAGGAGACCACCAGAGTGGCAGGAAATGGCTTTCCTTTAGGGAGCTGTTTCCATCCTGACATTTTGGCCTTTCCACACCTATATTCTGATCAtcttttttgaaggaaaaatacCAAAGTTGTTAAAGCCAAGGTGCGAAAATAGAATGCAGTTTTTCAAAGGGTAGGTAGAATACTGATACAAGATTTTTTCAACAGAAATAGATAATGGTCTTGGAGATTTTATCTCTAGAAATCATAAGTGATTTACAAGGATCAGGAATCCTGACTAGCTAAATTGCcagtgcagaaaaaaaaaacatctttgaaATGTTTGCAACTCACAAGCTAATGAAATATCAAAATTGTTTAAATAGAAATGGTATGCAATATGTGATAGCCTTGCAATTTTGTGACTTGTCACATCCAGTtataaattttacattttatttggtaTATGTTTAAgtggaatttttattatttatgctCATTACACAAGTTTATCAAGTTTGAACAGTCAGTGAAGTAAATGAAAAAGGTATTCTCTTAACTTTAGTTTATGCTGAGTACTCACTGCTGCACTTGTTTGCTTGATTCTAATCTTATTCAGTAGCATTTCTCAGGAAGAAAGCAAGGTATAAGTGGTGCTCTTAATAACATGATAGTTAACATCATTGTTTATGAGATAAAAGCTGTATTTAATGTTCCTTATGTAACTGAGTTCTTAGTTTCCTTAAGAACCGCTGCTGATGTGCATGAGAACACTGACTAGCGTAGCATAAAGGCATGTATACATTCCCCATTTCTAGAAGAGGACTGAAGAAAGTGCATGATTCAGGAGCTGCAGAACCACGTCATTTCTTGTGAAGTAGTGAGGATGGATGGCCTTTTGGGGCTGAATGGGCTGAAGGAGCCTTTTGTGCTTTTATTCCATCTTTTGCGTCATGGATCAAATTCAGTAAGTTGGTAGGCATTGTTGCCTCAACCACAGCCCGAGATAGATTTCCTCTCAGTTCTGGTTGTACATACATCACTAGTTTGGAGTGGCCAGGGTTCCTGTAAACAAGGgaggaaaaacaataaaagaagtCTTGGATTTAcctaatttttttattctaaacaTGCTTAAATATTTAGTCAAAGTTAATTATCGCCATAATTTCAATTTATAATTCTGTATTACTTGTCAAGTGCatttaggcatttaaaaagttTGGTGATATTTTAATATGTACAAGTTAAGAAATGGAGAGGAGATATCTAATGTCTGTAGGAGATTTGCCGACATTTGTGGAGCTCCAGAATGGCTACGTTAGGAATGCTAGAAACAGACAAGGTATGTTTTCTTAATTGCTAGAGCTAAGAATGTTACTTAGAATTCTAGAGCTTCAGGTTCCTAACTAAGGATGCTTCACGTTCCTTGCTTAAAAGTACAATTAACTATTGATTATCTGGATAACTTGGAAACTGACCCATGTTGGGTGCTAGGTGTTTAGTCTACAGCCCCCACTATCTTATGTGGAAATGGTTTGGAGGACACAGAATTTACAGAGCTATCTTTTTGTAAAAGCATCCCTGCTCTCTTCCTATAGAAATTCTTGCTATTAGGATCTAGGAAGGTTCTAATTTGtaataaaacaatacattaaaattattttccatgcTGCCCATTTAAGCCAGTAAGACTTCCCTCTTCTTTGCAGTAGCAACAAGGACTTACCTAGGGGAAAGGATGCTTAGGGTACATAAAATGATAGTGCACAACTTTCTAATAAGGGCTgaccacccccccctccccaccaacaaCTCTGTTGCATAGCAGATTCTAGGCCAGTTGATAATTCACAAATGTTTGTTCATATAATCAGGAAGACAGGTCTACTGGGCAGGAAGTTAATAGCTTCTATGAATAGCCATAAAGAGCCCTAACCTGAGATTGCCTACAATGCAACACATAAATATAGCAAAGTCATATGAGATAGCCTTGTCCCATTCACAAGTCAATGCTGCAAGCTGTGTAGGTTTTTGGCACAGAGAAAGCCACCAAAGGGCGAATTGATGTTGGCTTTATACCACCAGGTTAACAACTGTTGACAATGCCTTCATTCTTATTCTTTCTGGGTATACCAGAGTCAGAGGTCCAGGATACCTGACGATATTGCTTATCTAAACCAGTAATGCTTTCAGTTGGCGTAGAtgagggctgtccaaaatgtggcccacagtgtgatttatgtggccccctacaagcacagaaatttacataaatgctttagtgaacgaagccaagctaccacagagctctcactaatatggcaaatcaaaatacattgtctgttgtttcaataaaaacctaaggttggacagccctggtgtagataatcaacaaaattaaGTTATAGCAAAAAATGCATGGAGAAGTGTAGTTTTCTAATTCAACTTTATTTTGCCTTCCTTAAAATAAGTTGTCATTGTAAGGTATTACCATAAATTCTTCATTGTCAAGCAAATCTATTGGAATTCCTTTTTCAAATTTTACAGTATTTTAAGACATTTTGTTttcagaaaaatgactgaagattCTGGGCACTATAAAGTTGatggtaaataaatacaaaagattcATATCTAATGAGTAATTGAGCGGATTTTTTTTCACACACAGGTATCTTTCACTTGATAGAAATTAGTAAATAATGAATTATATCAAATCTAGGAGTCATCTGTGAAGCAGATTATATTGCCATTGTTTCTAGTATTGTACATaacttttaagtattttttcctgtaactaaTTTGAAAACAGTATATAGTACTAGTAGTGTTTCTAAGTActataattgtttttaattttttaattgaggTTTTTCTGttaaatatatgatttttaagaatGGCTGTATTTCCGTGATGTTATTATAACCAGGCAGGATTGTATAAGCTTGGATAAAACTGCGAAACAGGTAAAAATTTTGCCCTTTTCTGGGCACCCATTTCTTCATGCTGTCCTTCTGCTTCCTGGGTCACTATCATACCCTACTCAGGCCTACTTTACCCGAGGATTGCTTTAATCCAGGGTCTGGCCCTCTCCCATTTCTCCTATCAAGCTTGTCCATTATATGCTTGCTTCTGCAGGGAGTTGCCCCCAGTTAGCTGTTAGATGGAAGTGATTTGATAAATTCATTAATGGTAAGGTGTTAATTCTTAAGACTTAATGCATTAGCTATCCATGGCTATTTGCATTCTTTCTAAAAACAGGAACAATttagtgatacaaagaaatgagTCTAATAGAGAAATGTAAAACATCATTTACAATCTAGTAAGGTAATATTTTTGTGAAAACTTTTAAAGTAATTTCCTGGTCTACTTATGCTTAAAAATGACTTGAAACCTAGGAACCAGATTTTTTTCCCAGCAAAGTACACCTCCAATTTTATAATAGAAGTCAATGGGCAAGATAGGATTTACTTAGCAGAATTTAACTAGCATTACTAGAATGCATTTTTCTATTTAGCAAGGAGTATCTAtactttgtattttataaattgaacaacagttttgttttttaaaatgtgcatgtCAGTTACTTACTCTGGCAGTGGTGAACATACGTAGCCACAAGGATTGTTATAACCACGGATATAACTTGAAGTTGGAGGACATTGTGGATATTCCACACTAACAGCTAagtagtttaaaaaagaaaggcattttAATGAAACCTTTTCACAAACATGGCAAATACAGCAATATATTCTCCAAAGAAAATACTTAAGAAACAGCATTTAGTTTTACTTAATCTTTGCCAGCATTCATCTTTagggatatacatatgtatactctGGTCTCTCAGACTgtctttaattttatatttctaatgaTTGTTTTGGTATCTTTAGGggtaaaattaagaattttaaatgtcattaagaatctgagtttgttttatataagattcttgagggtagcaagtggtttttttttttcattttgtatccctaggaaCAAAGATCAGCTGGTTGACTTAATATCTAAAGTGTTTTTTTAGGTGATTCTTAGACAAACTAGTGGAGTTATATGAGAAAGAATCAATAAGTTTGGTTGGTGCTGAACTTTTGATAATTCtgcctaaaaattattttcacatcatGAACTAAATTCCACATGGGCAGGAATGGTCCTATTTAAACTCTGTAAATCTTCTGGTGACTAATATAGTGCGCACACTtagcaaatgtttgctgaatgaatgattaCAGGTGTTTATTCTGTGTTGCTTTGGGTCTATTACTATTGTCAAAGTAAGGCTATGTCCTAGATGGCCTGACAATAACTCAGAATTTGAGTCAAAATATTAtctattcatttgaaaaaaaaaccagtcaaCAGAAGATAGAACAAAGGTCAATAGGAGACACAGAGGAGCAGaacaactttgaaaataaaatgttaaattatttaaaaagaaaagatgcttGTGAAGCCCCATGTACAAGccattttttcctattctactgtgAGTATGGAAATGTTCACCTAATTTGGTGTTGGTCaggttcagaattaaaaaaaaaatcagtctagacacttattagctgtgtggccctaggcaagtcactgaaccctgattgccttgccaaaaaaaggtCTAACTTGATTGGTGTTATATAGGTTTGAAGATGTCCTTTTTCATTAATAtcaaaagagctctaaaattatttttctgtttgaaattatactagctgtgtggccctgggcaagtcatttaatttctgggcctcagtgtcctcatttggaAATGGGATGGGATAAGTTcttataaagtcccttccagttctcaatctcTGATGCTGATCTCTGATTTTATCTGGTCTTATCTTGAAAGAAGAGGTTTTATGTGATATATTGCATAAAGGAAACTCAGTAAATATagcagagatggaaaaaaaagtttggtaCTGTCTTGAGCTCCAGGCTAACTGATTCCTAGATGCTGAAGAGATtgtaatgggaatagaaaagccTTTATTATACCCTTACTGTGTGCTaaacactctgctaagcactaaatgctcaggatgaaaaaaaagagccccTGATATTAAGCATTAGTTGCCCCATTCCACTTCATAGCACAGTTATAGCAAAAAATACACTGATGTCTTCCTAGATTATAGGCTTAAAGACAAAGGACATCTCTCTTCCAAAAGACATGTTGAAAAGCTAAAAAGAGAGTATTTGGGCAAATTACTACTTTCTGAGCTCCAGTTTTtccatatgtaaaattaaaaagtaatacCATTAACACCCACTTtaaatgacataaaaacaaaatgctatacaaatgtaagttattatatAACTTTTCTAGATGTTAGAGTTTGTTTAGATATTTTTTTAGGCTGAAGGTTGAATTTTAATCGAAATTGTTACCAAAGCTTAAGTATCAGAGAGGAAAGCCTGTTTACATATGTTTAAATTAACAGGACCACTTAGTAGGAGTGTTTAAAACACAAACCAGCATGTAAAAATGAGGAATCATAAAACACTAAAGGACAACCATTCTAATTATAGAAGAGTGTGCTTTGCCAAAGGATTAATTGCAGTCTTACTTAAAATACAGATTTAAAATTGGATATGAATGGCAAAAATGTGATTTACACTCAAAATTTCAAGTCACATCTATTGTATCAAGCACCAAGTGAGAGACCTCTATGTTAAAGTGCAGCCCATAGGCTATGCAGTGTTTTGGTGCATGTGGCAAGTAGTACTAGGAATCAGTCTCTGGCTAAGTCTTGTATCTACAATTTGTCAGGTACATACAGTGCCCCTCTTAACCTGCTTAAGGCCCCTCCATTCCTACTCTCTCCTTATGTTGGAGAGCAACTAACCTCTACTTGTCTGTTGCTATCATTTGGACCCACTTGTACTAGAAAGACAAATGTGTGGCCATACAATGTGATGGGCCAAATTGGCCATATGACCTGCCACTTAAGAGCATGGACAAGGTACTtcccctctttgcttcagttttcttatctgcaatgTGGAGATAATACACTACCCaattcacaaagttgttgtgaggaaagcatttggaaagccttaaaatactatataaatatgggGTAGTATTAGTAATGAATGATGATGGTCCTTGGAACAATTACTGGGGAGGGGGGTGTTAAAATTTAGTATCATGTACAACACAAACAtcggtggggaacctgcagcttcaaggccacatgtagctctctaggtcctcaaatgtggccctctgaatctaaaaaggatttgttctgtgaagtttagattcagtcaaagggccatacttgaagacctagagagccacatgtggcctcgaggccgcacaTTCCCCACCTCTGTATTAAAACACTTCCTAATTACAGTGGAACCAAGATCTTATAAAATAACCATTCTATAGAGGGGATCTGAGCTGTGATGTTGGAAAACATGAGTATAAAAAAGAAGGATCCATGTCCATTGGCCCTAGTGCATGTTTGTAGTTCAGCTTAGTGaatgggagggggagatggaggaaCCTGCTTAATCCCCTCCTGAGTGgtgagtcaggattagaaccagGGAAAAGCCATTCACAGGAAAGGGAGATCATGAAAGCCTAATCTAAGGGTCTTTAGCCACAGGGCCTAATTTGAATCTAGGGATAAGTAGAAGAAATTTCTCCAACAGCACAGCTAGTTGTGACAGTGTTACTAAGGATTTGCAGTGCGCTTTCCAAAAAAGGTAACCCAAAGGGGAGATAAACTTGAGGGAGTCTATCTCTTTTGGAATATTGAGTTTGGAAAGCAGCTAGTGTATATGGTTTGACAGAAATGTCAAGGGTACAAAGAGGTAGTTAagtgaagactggaaaggtgggttggagCCATGTAGTGAGAGTCCTTAAATGTTTAGCCAATGAGTTTGTGGTTCATCCTAAAGACAACTGGGGAATTGCTGACGTTTTATGAGCAAGGGAGTGATATAGTTAGATCCATATGTTAGGAAGATTTTGACAGCTCTATAAAGGATGCATTGAAGAGGGGAGTAACTGGGTGAAGGGAGACCAATGGGAGAACAAAGGGAGGCCATTTCAATAGTTTATTGATGCCATTAGGAAAATAAAAGCCAAAAGCAAATGTTTGAGAACATAATTATTCTTGGTAGgaccaaataaaaagaaaaaccaataaaTGACTATAACAAAATATGATCAAAATGTTTCAACTTACAACTGACAATCACTTTATCCCCTTCATAGTACTTGATGTGTACTAAGTCAACAAAGTCTCTGGGGGCAATTGAGCCCATGGCAAAACTATTTGTAATGGTGTGCAATATAAATGTGTCCTGTaacaaaaatagataaaaattgtAGCTGTTATTGTAAAAATTAGATTTTTGTGTTCCCAAAACAActttattttga from Trichosurus vulpecula isolate mTriVul1 chromosome 1, mTriVul1.pri, whole genome shotgun sequence includes:
- the STARD6 gene encoding stAR-related lipid transfer protein 6, with protein sequence MDFKKLADEVSQEVLAFSRDTSGWKVTKTSFLYLTANLFCGFLFPFEKKITVSWKPSRNYDGHLYRAEGIIPETPAKLIQFMYLPEHRIKWDRSLHTYRILHRIDSDTFILHTITNSFAMGSIAPRDFVDLVHIKYYEGDKVIVSSVSVEYPQCPPTSSYIRGYNNPCGYVCSPLPENPGHSKLVMYVQPELRGNLSRAVVEATMPTNLLNLIHDAKDGIKAQKAPSAHSAPKGHPSSLLHKK